One segment of Falco rusticolus isolate bFalRus1 chromosome 3, bFalRus1.pri, whole genome shotgun sequence DNA contains the following:
- the SH2D5 gene encoding SH2 domain-containing protein 5 produces MKKKPGNGRGPDPAAPQQRARGIIKPAEYVGSFAVEDLDLQQQVGQLEEQLRALKDCPRRRSVVLRFSLQGLKVYGADGETLLMAHALCRILYSTWHHADRQFAFVARNPCSPARTLFCHLFVGLPGEVQTLHLLLCRSFQLCYLLAHPEDQAAEGEPLGTGVLREPLNPEEVSRNVNALVSFRRLPAPAGLGSLSTGDRRPEAEGRAGAWCPGNPYCSPVLVRKKAIRSKVLRSGAYRDCGGDSQLHQPPRDTAAVGWESKGAKSLAFLPENESVLAESVWAFAGITRDGGIALLRRDVPGAFLLRPEPGLAKRWCLWVRAPCGVVSYCLFRTHQGRFCVEHSTAEFASVAALLAHYSAAPGGCFCRLAPGRRNPGYQERDPGGGASAWGEAAWAPTAPVGVQHERG; encoded by the exons ATGAAGAAGAAGCCGGGCAATGGGAGGGGGCCGGACCCTGCGGCCCCCCAGCAGCGAGCCCGGGGCATCATCAAGCCAGCGGAG TATGTGGGCTCCTTTGCCGTGGAGGACCTGGACCTGCAGCAGCAagtggggcagctggaggagcagctgcgGGCGCTGAAG GACTGCCCCAGGAGGAGGTCGGTGGTGCTGAGGTTCAGCTTGCAGGGGCTGAAGGTCTACGGTGCCGACGGGGAG ACGCTGCTGATGGCGCACGCTCTCTGCCGCATCCTGTACAGCACGTGGCACCACGCCGACCGCCAGTTCGCCTTCGTGGCCCGCaatccctgcagccctgctcgCACCCTCTTCTGCCACCTCTTCGTGGGGCTCCCGGGCGAG GTGCAGACCCTGCACCTCTTGCTCTGCCgctccttccagctctgctacCTCCTGGCACACCCCGAGGACCAGGCGGCCGAGGGGGAGCCCCTGGGGACCGGGGTGCTGCGGGAGCCGCTCAACCCCGAGGAGGTGTCGCGCAACGTCAACGCCCTCGTCTCCTTCCGACGCCTGCCTGCACCTGCCGGCCTGGGCTCCCTGAGCACAGGG GATCGGCGGCCAGAggcagagggcagagctggtgcctgGTGCCCCGGGAACCCCTACTGCTCCCCGGTTCTGGTGCGCAAAAAAGCCATCCGCAGCAAAGTCCTGCGCTCAGGGGCTTACCGGGACTGCGGGGGCGACAGCCAGCTCCACCAGCCCCCCCGTGACACTG CGGCGGTGGGATGGGAGAGCAAAGGGGCGAAGAGCTTGGCCTTCCTCCCCGAAAACGAGAGCGTCCTCGCCGAGAGCGTGTGGGCCTTCGCCGGCATCACCAG GGATGGTGGCATTGCGCTGCTGCGGCGGGACGTGCCTGGCGCCTTCCTCCTGCGCCCCGAGCCTGGCCTGGCCAAGCGCTGGTGCCTCTGGGTGCGGGCGCCCTGCGGTGTCGTCTCCTACTGCCTCTTCCGGACCCACCAGGGCAGGTTCTGCGTGGAG CATTCCACCGCCGAGTTCGCCAGCGTGGCTGCCCTGCTGGCTCACTACTCTGCAGCACCGGGGGGCTGCTTCTGCCGCCTGGCCCCCGGCCGCCGCAACCCCGGCTACCAGGAGCGGGACCCCGGCGGTGGGGCCAGTGCCTGGGGGGAGGCCGCCTGGGCCCCCACCGCCCCCGTCGGGGTGCAGCATGAGCGGGGTTAG
- the KIF17 gene encoding kinesin-like protein KIF17 → MASEAVKVIVRCRPMNEREKALGCKAVVSMESTRGQCFLQNPTAAREPPKQFTFDGVYYQEHNTEQIYNEIAYPLVEGVTEGYNGTIFAYGQTGSGKSFTMQGVVDPSTQKGIIPRAFEHIFESVQCAENTKFLVRVSYLEIYNEDIRDLLGADTKQKLELKEHPEKGVYVKGLSLHTVHSVVQCEQIMETGWRNRAVGYTLMNKDSSRSHSIFTVNMEIYTVDGRGQDHLRAAKLNLVDLAGSERQSKTGATGERLKEATKINLSLSALGNVISALVDGRCRHIPYRDSKLTRLLQDSLGGNTKTLMVACLSPADNNYDESLSTLRYANRAKNIKNKPCINEDPKDALLREYQEEIKKLKAILAEQMGANNSSGLLPAETAHLAEKPAPLKPQLDLEAEKQLIREEYEEKLAQLKASYEAEQASRARLEEDISSLRHHYNLKLSALEENLRKEAAAVRTETTPDMIPLPVDATAGEGPTSAQGPEALRTVPDACGVSRGSAGAEGAGAEGIALPADQQQVLARLQMLEQQVVGGEQAKNKDLKEKHKRRKKYADERRMQLVAALQQSNEDSSDWVLLNVYDSIQEEVRAKSKLLEKMQEKLRAAETEIKDLQSEFELEKIDYLSTIRRLERDVMLFQQLLDQVQSLVRRDCNYSNLEKVKCESVWDEETGCWKIPEPVIQKTRLPAGKSVSVVGAWLGRWRVGCARL, encoded by the exons ATGGCCTCGGAGGCGGTGAAGGTGATCGTGCGCTGCCGGCCCATGAACGAGCGCGAGAAGGCCCTCGGCTGCAAGGCGGTCGTAAGCATGGAGAGCACGCGGGGCCAGTGCTTCCTCCAAAACCCCACCGCTGCCAGGGAGCCCCCGAAGCAGTTCACCTTCGACGGGGTGTACTACCAGGAGCACAACACGGAACAGATCTACAACGAGATCGCCTACCCGCTCGTGGAG GGTGTCACCGAAGGCTACAACGGCACCATATTTGCCTATGGCCAGACTGGCAGTGGGAAGTCATTCACCATGCAGGGAGTTGTGGATCCTTCTACACAGAAAGGCATAATACCCAGGGCATTTGAACACATTTTTGAGAGCGTACAG TGTGCTGAAAACACCAAGTTCTTGGTGAGAGTTTCCTACCTGGAGATTTACAACGAAGACATACGAGACCTTCTGGGAGCTGATACCAAGCAGAAGTTGGAG CTGAAGGAGCACCCAGAAAAAGGGGTGTATGTGAAGGGGCTCTCCCTGCACACCGTGCACAGCGTGGTACAGTGTGAGCAGATCatggagacaggctggagaaaccGAGCAGTGGGATATACCCTCATGAATAAGGACTCTTCCCGCTCCCACTCCATCTTTACTGTCAATATGGAAATCTACACCGTAG ATGGGCGAGGGCAGGACCACCTTAGGGCTGCAAAACTCAATTTAGTGGATCTGGCAGGAAGCGAGAGACAGTCGAAAACTGGAGCCACAGGGGAGCGGCTCAAAGAGGCCACCAAAATCAACCTCTCCCTCTCGGCCCTGGGCAATGTCATCTCGGCCCTGGTCGACGGCAGGTGTAGACACATCCCCTACCGAGACTCAAAGCTGACCAGGCTGCTACAAGACTCCCTTGGAGGGAATACCAAGACCCTGATGGTAGCGTGCTTGTCTCCGGCTGATAACAATTATGATGAAAGCCTCAGTACTTTGCGCTATGCTAATCGAGCGAAAAACATCAAGAACAAGCCCTGTATCAACGAGGACCCCAAGGATGCTCTGCTGAGGGAGTATCAGGAGGAGATTAAGAAGCTGAAAGCCATTCTAGCTGAACAGATGGGTGCGAATAACTCGTCAG GGCTTCTACCTGCTGAGACTGCTCACCTGGCAGAGAAGCCAGCTCCCCTCAAACCCCAGTTAGATCttgaagcagagaagcagctcaTCAGAGAA GAGTACGAAGAGAAGCTGGCCCAGCTAAAGGCCAGCTACGAAGCAGAGCAGGCGTCCCGGGCCCGCCTCGAAGAGGACATCAGCAGCCTGAGGCATCACTACAATCTGAAGCTGTCTGCTCTAGAGGAGAACCTCAGGAAGGAAGCAG ctgctgtgaggACTGAAACTACTCCTGACATGATACCTCTGCCTGTAGACGCTACAGCAGGGGAAGGACCAACATCAGCCCAG GGCCCAGAAGCACTTCGGACTGTCCCGGATGCCTGCGGTGTGAGCAGGGggagtgctggagcagagggggctGGCGCAGAGGGGATTGCATTGCCTGCAGaccagcagcaggtgctggcCAG gctgcagaTGCTGGAGCAACAGGTAGTAGGAGGGGAGCAGGCTAAAAACAAGGACctcaaagaaaagcataaacGCCGGAAAAAATACGCGGACGAGCGGAGGATGCAGCTggtggctgccctgcagcaatCTAACGAGGACAGCAGTGACTGGGTCCTGCTTAACGTCTACGACTCCATCCAGGAGGAGGTCCGAGCCAAGAGCAAGCTTCTGGAGAAGATGCAGGAAAAG CTGCGGGCTGCTGAGACTGAGATCAAAGATCTGCAGTCGGAGTTTGAGCTGGAAAAGATCGATTACCTCAGCACCATCCGCCGCCTGGAGCGAGACGTGATGCTCTTCCAGCAACTGCTGGATCAGGTGCAGTCCCTCGTCCGGCGTGACTGCAACTACAGCAACCTGGAAAAGGTCAAGTGCGAATCCGTCTGGGACGAGGAAACTGGCTGCTGGAAAATTCCAGAGCCCGTCATTCAAAAAACACGCCTGCCTGCAGGTAAGAGCGTCTCGGTGGTGGGCGCATGGCTCGGCAGATGGCGGGTGGGCTGTGCTCGTTTGTAA
- the DDOST gene encoding dolichyl-diphosphooligosaccharide--protein glycosyltransferase 48 kDa subunit yields the protein MAAAALRLWWLLAVAAAGAEGGPRTLVLLENGNLRDTHSLFFRSLADRGFDLTFRTADDAGLSLIKYGEFLYDNLIIFSPSIEDFGGNINVETITAFIDGGGSVLVAASSDIGDPLRELGSECGIEFDEERTAVIDHHNYDISDPGQHTLIVADAENLLKAPTIVGRVALNPILFRGVGMVADPDNPLVLDILTGSSTSYSFFPDKPITQYPHAVGKNTLLIAGLQARNNARVVFSGSLDFFSDAFFNSAVQKATPGSKRYSQTGNYELAVALSRWVFKEEGVLRVGAVSHHRVGEVAPPNAYTVTDLVEYSIVIEKLSDGKWVPFDGDDIQLEFVRIDPFVRTFLKRNGGKYSVRFKLPDIYGVFQFKVDYNRLGYTHLYSSTQVSVRPLQHTQYERFIPSAYPYYAGAFSMMVGLFMFSIVFLHMKEKEKSD from the exons AtggcggcggccgcgctgcgGCTGTGGTGGCTCCTGGCGgtggcggcggccggggccgaGGGCGGGCCCCGcaccctggtgctgctggagaacGGCAACCTGCGGGACACGCACTCGCTCTTCTTCCGCAGCCTGGCGG ACAGGGGCTTCGACCTCACCTTCCGCACAGCGGACGATGCCGGCCTCTCCCTGATAAAATACGGGGAATTTCTGTACGACAACTTGATCATCTTCTCACCATCCATAGAAG ATTTTGGTGGAAACATCAACGTGGAGACCATCACCGCTTTCATCGACGGCGGTGGCAGTGTCCTCGTCGCTGCCAGCTCAGACATTG GCGACCCACTGCGGGAGCTGGGCAGCGAGTGTGGGATAGAGTTTGATGAGGAAAGGACAGCGGTCATCGACCATCACAACTATGATATATCCGACCCCGGCCAG CACACGCTCATTGTCGCCGATGCTGAAAATCTCCTGAAGGCCCCCACCATTGTGGGGAGAGTGGCGCTGAACCCCATCCTGTTCCGAGGAGTTGG GATGGTGGCTGACCCTGACAACCCGCTGGTGCTGGATATCCTGACGGGCTCGTCTACCTCTTACTCCTTCTTCCCAGACAAGCCGATCACTCAG tACCCACACGCAGTTGGGAAGAACACCCTTCTGATCGCGGGGCTCCAGGCCCGGAACAATGCCCGCGTTGTTTTCAGCGGCTCCTTGGATTTCTTTAGCGACGCCTTCTTCAATTCTGCCGTGCAGAAAGCTACTCCCGGCTCCAAGAG GTACTCGCAGACAGGGAATTACGAGCTGGCTGTTGCCTTGTCCCGCTGGGTGTTCAAGGAGGAGGGAGTGCTGCGTGTCGGGGCCGTGTCCCACCACCGCGTTGGGGAAGTTGCGCCTCCCAACGCCTACACCGTCACCGACCTGGTG GAGTACAGCATTGTGATCGAAAAGCTTTCCGATGGCAAGTGGGTTCCCTTTGACGGAGACGATATTCAGCTGGAGTTTGTCCGCATTGATCCCTTCGTGCGGACTTTCCTGAAGCGGAACG GCGGCAAATACAGCGTGCGGTTCAAGCTGCCGGACATCTACGGCGTGTTTCAGTTCAAGGTGGATTATAATCGGCTGGGTTACACGCACCTCTACTCCTCCACCCAG gtGTCGGTGCGTCCCCTCCAGCACACGCAGTATGAACGGTTCATCCCCTCGGCGTACCCGTACTATGCCGGCGCCTTCTCCATGATGGTTGGCCTCTTCATGTTCAGCATCGTCTTCCTGCACatgaaggagaaggagaaatcCGACTGA